Proteins found in one Luteimonas chenhongjianii genomic segment:
- a CDS encoding cell division protein ZapA: MSPNEAVSVRVLDREYTVGVAPGERDSLMAAARLLDQRMREIRGANRMTGVDRIAILAALNLAHELQMLGDGQRQGSNAMEEAVAALHRKLDAFDAEQR, translated from the coding sequence ATGAGCCCCAACGAGGCCGTGAGCGTCCGTGTGCTGGATCGCGAGTACACCGTCGGTGTGGCGCCGGGCGAGCGGGACAGCCTGATGGCCGCGGCGCGGCTGCTCGACCAGCGCATGCGCGAGATCCGCGGTGCCAACCGGATGACCGGGGTGGACCGGATCGCGATCCTCGCCGCGCTCAATCTTGCGCACGAGCTGCAGATGCTCGGCGACGGCCAGCGACAGGGCTCGAATGCGATGGAAGAGGCAGTCGCCGCCCTGCATCGCAAACTCGATGCCTTCGACGCCGAACAGCGCTGA
- a CDS encoding TIGR02449 family protein, with protein MNQPDVVAELQRLTSRVDALIERVRTLSDENRSLRQQQEQIVGERAQLVSKNEQARSRVEAMIARLKSLEQHT; from the coding sequence ATGAACCAGCCCGACGTGGTCGCCGAGCTTCAGAGACTGACGTCGCGCGTCGACGCACTGATCGAGCGCGTCCGCACCCTCAGCGACGAGAACCGCAGTCTGCGCCAGCAGCAGGAACAGATCGTCGGCGAGCGGGCGCAGCTGGTGTCGAAGAACGAACAGGCGCGGTCCCGCGTCGAGGCGATGATCGCCCGGCTCAAATCCCTGGAGCAGCACACATGA